In Thermorudis peleae, a genomic segment contains:
- a CDS encoding branched-chain amino acid ABC transporter permease, with protein sequence MQTIIGIGAIGISYASLLFLVAVGLSIVFGLMRFVNLASGSFYMLGAYLAISIVHRGMSFWLAVLIGGVVVGLIGLAIEQTILQRLHRQELLQVCLTIGLMYIVEDLARVIWGGDPLRLRPPASLRGSISVLGAVVPLYRVGLIVIGIILALVLWLLIERTRWGAFVRAGVDDLEMCECLGINTRVVFAVIFTVGVFLSGLAGALGAPLLGVAPGTDSDVLLMALIVVVLGGLGSISGSVLASLVVGILDSVARMRWPGASFFIIYAIMAVVLIVRPQGFRGRYI encoded by the coding sequence GTGCAGACGATCATTGGCATTGGAGCGATTGGGATTTCCTACGCCAGCCTCTTATTTTTAGTGGCAGTCGGCCTCTCGATTGTTTTTGGTTTGATGCGCTTCGTGAATTTGGCGAGCGGATCCTTTTACATGCTCGGGGCGTATCTTGCGATTTCGATCGTGCACCGTGGGATGAGTTTCTGGTTGGCCGTCTTGATCGGCGGTGTTGTGGTTGGGCTCATTGGGCTGGCTATTGAGCAGACGATTCTGCAGCGACTTCACCGGCAAGAGTTACTGCAGGTTTGTTTGACAATTGGGTTGATGTATATCGTGGAGGATCTTGCCCGGGTCATTTGGGGTGGCGATCCGCTGCGTCTACGCCCACCAGCGAGTTTGCGGGGCTCGATTTCGGTATTGGGAGCGGTTGTGCCACTGTACCGTGTTGGCCTGATTGTGATCGGGATTATCTTAGCGCTGGTGCTGTGGCTGCTGATTGAACGAACACGCTGGGGAGCCTTTGTGCGCGCGGGTGTTGATGATCTCGAAATGTGTGAGTGTTTGGGGATTAATACTCGAGTGGTTTTTGCTGTGATTTTCACTGTCGGAGTGTTTCTGTCGGGCCTTGCCGGGGCGCTGGGAGCGCCGTTGCTGGGTGTTGCGCCAGGGACAGACTCAGATGTCCTGCTCATGGCCTTGATTGTCGTCGTGTTAGGTGGACTTGGGTCGATTTCCGGTTCGGTTTTGGCGAGTCTCGTTGTTGGCATTTTGGATTCAGTTGCGCGGATGCGGTGGCCGGGAGCATCCTTCTTCATTATCTATGCCATCATGGCCGTTGTGCTGATTGTACGGCCGCAAGGCTTCCGTGGTCGATACATCTAA
- a CDS encoding branched-chain amino acid ABC transporter permease, which yields MQRREVIHSLVLAVCGVLLLGAPLALGSYGLTVLTEIVIFALFAMSTNLLLGYTGLASLGQSAFFGMGGYCVAILAKDFNLHSAVTLLAAIGAGAVLALVTGPVVLRSTGTYFLMLTLALTQVLFGVAWFLPGITGGDNGLGGIARPTLPLVGDVLRGTTAFYYFSLVCVGIGIAILAWLVNSGFGLALQGVRENELVAAGLGHPVWWLKYLAYIIAGALSALAGGLYTFLTSFVGTSYFGIALSAEVLVMVILGGSRSFWGPAIGAGLVILLRDEVSSWTQRWLLVLGLLFVVTVLFLPGGIATLPGRLSQVRRKQRGQQPLVSAAKSLTPVQSVESATSHQERVP from the coding sequence ATGCAACGGCGAGAGGTTATTCATTCCCTGGTACTAGCCGTCTGTGGGGTGCTCTTGCTTGGAGCGCCTCTGGCTCTTGGTAGTTATGGCCTGACCGTGCTCACGGAGATCGTGATTTTCGCGCTTTTCGCGATGAGCACGAACTTGCTCTTAGGGTATACGGGACTGGCTTCGCTTGGGCAATCAGCCTTCTTTGGTATGGGTGGGTACTGTGTGGCGATTTTGGCAAAGGATTTCAATCTGCACTCGGCAGTGACGCTTCTTGCCGCAATTGGTGCTGGTGCGGTGTTAGCGCTGGTGACGGGGCCTGTCGTGTTGCGGTCGACGGGGACGTATTTCTTGATGCTCACGTTAGCCCTCACTCAGGTCTTGTTTGGCGTAGCCTGGTTTCTGCCGGGAATTACGGGTGGTGACAATGGCCTTGGTGGCATTGCACGGCCGACCCTGCCGTTGGTTGGTGACGTCTTGCGTGGAACGACGGCGTTTTATTACTTCTCCTTGGTTTGCGTTGGGATTGGCATAGCGATCCTTGCGTGGTTAGTGAATTCAGGCTTTGGGCTGGCCTTGCAAGGAGTGCGCGAGAATGAGCTCGTTGCCGCAGGCTTAGGACATCCGGTTTGGTGGTTGAAGTATTTGGCCTACATTATTGCCGGGGCTCTCTCAGCGCTTGCTGGTGGCTTGTATACCTTCCTCACCAGCTTTGTGGGGACAAGCTATTTTGGGATTGCGCTTTCAGCTGAAGTTCTGGTCATGGTTATTTTGGGTGGGAGCCGATCATTTTGGGGGCCGGCAATTGGAGCTGGGCTAGTGATCTTATTGCGGGATGAAGTCAGTTCATGGACCCAGCGGTGGCTTCTGGTCTTGGGGTTGCTCTTCGTGGTGACCGTGCTTTTCCTGCCCGGAGGTATTGCAACGCTGCCAGGGCGGCTCAGTCAGGTGCGTCGCAAGCAACGTGGGCAGCAACCGTTGGTGTCGGCGGCCAAGTCGTTGACACCTGTTCAGTCGGTTGAATCGGCTACGAGCCATCAGGAGCGAGTGCCATGA
- a CDS encoding ABC transporter ATP-binding protein: MSVALRVTEITKRIGGLQILDQVSMTVSAGERRALIGPNGAGKTTLLNIIAGFLRPSRGTIELFGVDVTKLPPHRRVQHGLLKTNQLPGVFPDLSVRSNLQLALLRERHASMGFHVLPRRDGYLRDRVEQVLELWGLQDVADREVRHLPHGYQRMVELAMRMSRQPRVLLLDEPAAGLTEAEVAVLAERLSQLPRELTVVIVEHKMRLIFAFADRITVLHHGAVIAEGTPEEIRSDPQTRAAYLGGAVRNVHADHS; encoded by the coding sequence ATGAGCGTAGCGTTACGGGTTACGGAGATTACCAAGCGTATTGGTGGGCTCCAGATCCTTGATCAGGTGTCAATGACGGTGTCGGCTGGAGAGCGGCGGGCTCTCATTGGCCCAAATGGGGCGGGGAAGACGACGCTGCTGAATATTATCGCGGGGTTTCTGCGTCCATCGCGTGGGACAATCGAGTTATTTGGCGTCGATGTCACGAAGCTGCCTCCGCACCGACGGGTTCAGCATGGGCTGTTGAAGACGAATCAGCTTCCGGGCGTGTTCCCCGATCTTTCTGTGCGGTCAAATCTGCAGCTTGCACTGCTCCGTGAGCGGCATGCGAGTATGGGATTCCACGTGTTGCCGCGTCGTGATGGGTACTTGCGCGACCGGGTCGAGCAGGTGTTGGAGTTATGGGGATTGCAGGACGTTGCTGATCGTGAAGTGCGGCATTTGCCGCATGGCTATCAACGGATGGTGGAATTGGCGATGCGGATGAGTCGTCAGCCGCGTGTCTTACTGCTTGATGAGCCAGCAGCTGGGTTGACCGAGGCAGAAGTTGCGGTCCTTGCCGAGCGCTTAAGTCAGCTTCCGCGCGAACTCACCGTTGTGATTGTTGAACATAAGATGCGGCTCATTTTTGCGTTTGCTGATCGGATCACCGTCTTGCATCACGGAGCAGTGATCGCAGAAGGGACGCCAGAGGAGATTCGCTCGGATCCGCAGACACGAGCGGCATATTTGGGTGGGGCGGTGCGCAATGTCCACGCTGACCATTCATGA
- a CDS encoding ABC transporter ATP-binding protein, with the protein MSTLTIHDLVAGYGESVVLKGISLMVNQGQIVGLLGRNGAEKTTTMRSILGLTTIYQGDIAWDGASIVGLTPHLIARRGIAIVPQGRRIFPSLSVEENLLVAMRSTNHGDRFPWTLERIYEIFPILRERRKIRGTLLSGGEQQMLAFARALATQPRLLLCDEPSEGLAPRIVAQVGEILQTLKRDGIAILLAEQNLELTLAVADMIAVIEDGQIVWRGTAAELEANQVVQTTYLGVAV; encoded by the coding sequence ATGTCCACGCTGACCATTCATGATCTCGTCGCGGGGTACGGTGAGAGCGTTGTCCTGAAGGGGATTTCGTTAATGGTTAACCAAGGGCAGATTGTTGGCCTTCTCGGCCGTAATGGTGCAGAGAAGACCACGACAATGCGTTCGATCCTGGGGCTGACGACAATTTACCAAGGTGATATTGCGTGGGATGGGGCATCGATCGTTGGGTTGACACCGCATCTCATTGCTCGACGAGGTATCGCAATTGTGCCCCAGGGGCGACGGATTTTCCCTTCTCTCAGTGTTGAAGAGAACTTGCTTGTCGCTATGCGCTCAACGAATCACGGAGATCGTTTTCCGTGGACGCTCGAGCGGATTTACGAGATTTTCCCGATTCTGCGTGAGCGAAGGAAAATCCGCGGGACCTTGCTGAGCGGTGGTGAGCAGCAAATGCTTGCATTTGCTCGCGCACTTGCGACGCAGCCGCGGTTACTGCTGTGCGATGAGCCATCGGAAGGGCTTGCGCCGCGGATTGTGGCGCAAGTCGGTGAAATTTTGCAGACGTTGAAGCGCGATGGCATTGCGATTCTGCTTGCTGAGCAAAATCTCGAGTTGACGCTTGCGGTCGCTGACATGATTGCCGTAATTGAGGATGGTCAGATTGTCTGGCGTGGAACGGCAGCGGAGCTTGAAGCCAATCAGGTCGTGCAGACGACCTACCTTGGCGTAGCGGTGTAA
- a CDS encoding 4,5-dihydroxyphthalate decarboxylase — MAGSNRVTITLAISSYDRVVPLLDGRVVPRGIDLVLLPQVVEETFWRMARFAEYDAAEFSLSSYLIARDRGEPALTAIPVFPSRMFRHSAIYVHVGSGIERPQDLIGKRVGVPEYQLTACLWVRGILQDDYGVRPEDIEWYVGGEERTGRQEKLPLELPPTVRLHPLPPGATLNTLLEEGALDALIAPRAPSAFVRGSPRVRRLFANAVEVEAAYYQRTKIFPIMHVVVIRNDVLARYPWVARNLYEAFEQARQLAWQDLRQTHVVMTMLPWLHHALDAAVGELGEEYWSYGVARNRHVLETAVRYAYEQGLIRRRLSVEELFAPSTLEEFVV; from the coding sequence GTGGCGGGAAGCAATCGGGTCACCATAACGCTCGCGATAAGCAGTTATGATCGCGTGGTGCCGCTGCTAGACGGACGGGTGGTGCCACGCGGGATTGATCTTGTTCTCTTGCCTCAAGTGGTGGAAGAAACGTTTTGGCGGATGGCGCGGTTTGCGGAATATGATGCCGCGGAGTTTTCGCTCTCATCGTATTTGATTGCTCGCGACCGTGGCGAACCAGCACTCACGGCGATTCCGGTCTTTCCGTCGCGCATGTTTCGCCACTCGGCGATTTATGTTCATGTCGGGAGTGGCATTGAACGTCCACAGGATCTCATTGGCAAACGGGTTGGTGTGCCGGAATACCAACTGACGGCATGCCTTTGGGTGCGGGGCATTCTGCAGGATGACTATGGAGTGCGGCCTGAGGATATCGAATGGTATGTTGGCGGAGAAGAGCGAACGGGGCGTCAGGAAAAGCTGCCGCTCGAGTTGCCACCGACGGTGCGTCTTCATCCTCTTCCGCCGGGAGCAACGTTGAATACGCTCCTGGAAGAGGGAGCGCTTGATGCGCTCATTGCTCCACGAGCGCCATCGGCGTTTGTGCGTGGGTCGCCACGGGTGAGGCGCTTGTTTGCCAATGCGGTAGAGGTGGAAGCTGCGTACTATCAGCGGACGAAGATCTTCCCCATCATGCATGTTGTCGTGATTCGCAATGACGTACTGGCACGCTATCCGTGGGTTGCACGCAATCTCTATGAGGCGTTTGAACAGGCGCGCCAACTTGCCTGGCAGGATCTTCGGCAGACGCACGTAGTAATGACGATGCTCCCCTGGTTGCATCATGCGCTTGATGCAGCGGTTGGGGAGCTTGGCGAAGAGTACTGGTCCTATGGTGTCGCGCGCAACCGCCATGTACTTGAGACGGCTGTGCGGTACGCCTATGAGCAGGGCTTGATTCGTCGGCGCCTTTCGGTTGAGGAACTCTTTGCCCCCTCGACACTTGAGGAGTTTGTGGTGTAG
- a CDS encoding class II aldolase/adducin family protein produces MEDPRELVALGCRVLGLEEQDDFIWGHVSLRDPAGRGVWMKASGLGFDEVTPADVILIGWDGRVLEGTRPRHSEYPIHTEILKRRPDVQSVVHAHPVYATAFAALGEPLRPISHEATAFVPPDVPRFTMTGDLITTEALGQALAETLGEASAVFLVHHGVVTVGPDVPTAVFRALLLDRACRKQLIAMSAGTLQRWSSDDEARAKREHCYSPRQIYAAWEFLVRRVRSRGALPWTE; encoded by the coding sequence TTGGAAGATCCTCGAGAGCTGGTTGCGCTTGGGTGCCGCGTGCTTGGGCTTGAGGAGCAGGACGACTTTATCTGGGGGCATGTTTCGCTACGTGACCCGGCTGGCCGCGGCGTGTGGATGAAGGCCAGTGGTCTTGGATTCGATGAAGTGACCCCCGCGGATGTGATCTTGATTGGATGGGATGGCCGCGTGCTTGAGGGCACGCGGCCACGGCATTCAGAGTATCCCATTCATACGGAAATTTTGAAGCGTCGCCCTGATGTTCAGAGTGTGGTGCATGCGCATCCGGTATATGCAACGGCGTTTGCTGCGCTCGGAGAGCCGCTTCGTCCGATCTCTCATGAGGCGACCGCTTTTGTGCCACCGGATGTGCCGCGTTTCACGATGACTGGCGACTTGATTACCACGGAAGCGCTTGGGCAGGCGCTTGCCGAGACCCTTGGGGAGGCTTCAGCGGTATTTCTGGTTCATCACGGTGTTGTTACGGTTGGGCCTGATGTGCCGACCGCCGTCTTCCGGGCGCTCTTGCTTGATCGTGCGTGTCGCAAGCAGTTGATTGCAATGTCGGCTGGAACACTCCAGCGTTGGTCGAGTGACGACGAAGCCAGGGCGAAGCGGGAGCATTGCTACAGTCCACGGCAGATTTATGCTGCCTGGGAGTTTTTAGTGCGGCGCGTACGGAGTCGTGGTGCACTCCCGTGGACGGAGTAG